TTCTTATTGGTACTATAAAAAAAGAGGACAACTAAGTGATAAGGAGACGATAACGAATGCGTAGAAAATTTGTGTTATTAAGTCTGTTAAGCGTGCTTTTTCTTGTTGGTTGTCAAGCAGATTCCTTAGAAAAGAAAGTAAGTAAATTTTCCTCAAACGGCAGTGACTACACAATTCAGTTACCATCAAATTGGAAAAAAGACAGTCAAGAGACAGCTATTAATAAATCAGCGATCCTTAGTTCCAAGGACACAAAAAGTAATTCTGGTATGTATATCATTTCCGAGAAAAAAGAAAAACTAAACGAGCAAGAGTTAGCGAAGTATGCAAGAGATTATTTAGAAAAGTATTATGTACTAACAGGAGCAAAAGCTAATAAATTAGTTGCAAAAGGAAACCTAGTAATCAATTACACTATTGCAGCTAGATATGAAGAAAAAGAAGCCTGGCTGGATGTCTACTATCTGTCCACTGAAAACTCTATTGTTAGTATTTTCTTTTACAGCCCGATGGACAATTCATATGATAAGAGAAAAACAACCTTTGATAACTCTGTGAAAAGTCTAGAAGAAAAAGTCACAAATGAAGTAACCGAAGAATCTTCTGAAGAATTGAATAATCGTATTCAAAATAAAGACTTTTCTTTGCAAATCAGTACGTATGTTGTAAAAGAGCTGCAGGGAGAAAAGCTAATGGCAGTGAGATATTTATTTACAAATAAAGAAGAGTCGTTAACGAGTCCAGTTGAAAAGTGGGATAAATATGTAAAGGTTTATCAAGGGGATAAAGAGCTAGCGAGGCAAGAGAAACCTGTGTTATCTGATAATACTTTAGATTATCTATCTCAAAATAATTCTAAGCAAATCAAAAAAGATGAAGCAATAGAATCAGTAGCTGTTTATGGACTGAATGAAAATAGTGGAGAAGATGTTTCAATTAAGTTTGATGACGTTGAATTTAAGAACAAGCAGCCGTTAACATTAAACGTTAACAAATAGGAGGAAATGGATGGAGAAATATTTAAAGCTCACTTTACTTTTGGGAATCGCTTTTCTACTAGTGGGATGTTCCAAAGAAAAATCAACAGCAACGGTCGATTTACCCAAAGAAGATGCTGCTTTTACATGGTGGGCAGATCGTAATAGAAATTTTGGCACATCTAACTATCCTGTAGAATTGAGTGAAATCAATAAAATCATGGAGGACAAGTATCAAATAGAATTTACACCGCTAATTGCACAAAGTAATGCCATAATAACAAAGGAATTTAGTGGAGAGAATAAAAACATCACTAATTTTTTCGAACTTAAAGCCAAAGGAGAGAGTCTGCTTTTTGCAGGAAATACGCTTTTTGAAGATCAACAGAAGAACATAGTTACGCGTATAAAGACGGTTGTGGAATATAATTATATGGCAGATCTTCAAAAAGTGAAGTTAGCCAACCAAGAAGTTGAAATTCGAACAGTTATAAAGGATAAAAAATACCAAGGGAATGATTTCGATTCTTTCATAAAGCAAGTGATTAAAATGATGGAACTTCCAGATTCAGATAAGGTATTTGAACTGTTTGAAAAGAAACTAAATGGAAATAAGGAGGCAATCGCTGGCCAAACAATTAAATTATATGATAGCAGAGAAGAAGGCGCGCAAGAACGAACATTCAGTAAATATTTGTTAGTCCAATTTGATGGAGATGCTATACCGATGAATATTTTCTTAGGAACAACTGACTACCGTTACTAATAATGATCCAGCAGAAAAATGATTCATTCCATTTTTCTGCTGGATCATTTAATTGTAAAGTATATTTGTTAAAATAATGAGTTCAATCAACTGCAATTTTTTAGTGTTGAATAAATGTATAAGGAATCTCCACACGTTTGATAGACTCGGTAAATAATAACCCAAAAGCTTTCTTACCGCATAAATCCAAATGATGATCCACGGTAGAAAACTTTAGCAGTTGGCTAGACAAAAGATTTTCTGCGCCAATAACGAGAGTTCTATCTAATGAAAGTTTCTGCAAAACGCCAGCTGCCACATCATCTCCATTTGTAACCAAAGCATCAAGATTTTTAAACTGTGAAAAATACTCTCCCGCCTCGATGCCATCCGCATATGTTCGACAATCCCTAAAAATCAACGTTGGATCAGTCAAGCCAGTGACTTTTCTATACGCTTCCAATACAACTTGAGTGCTGGCACTGTATTTTTCTGTTCGACCAATGATTAATCCGATGTTGTTATGTCCGTGCTGTTTTAGACGTTTAAACAGATCATAATAGGATTTTTTTCGATCAATCGATACACACGAAATTGGGAATACACCCGTATCCTCACAGCAGACGATAGGGGCATACTTCAAATAGTTAGCAATAACGTCAAATGAAATTTTTTTTGAGGTGATGATCATCCCATCCCAAGCTTTAGCAGCTAAGTCATTTAGGTATTGTTGTTCCACTTCAGGATCA
The DNA window shown above is from Enterococcus sp. 4G2_DIV0659 and carries:
- a CDS encoding DUF5067 domain-containing protein, producing the protein MRRKFVLLSLLSVLFLVGCQADSLEKKVSKFSSNGSDYTIQLPSNWKKDSQETAINKSAILSSKDTKSNSGMYIISEKKEKLNEQELAKYARDYLEKYYVLTGAKANKLVAKGNLVINYTIAARYEEKEAWLDVYYLSTENSIVSIFFYSPMDNSYDKRKTTFDNSVKSLEEKVTNEVTEESSEELNNRIQNKDFSLQISTYVVKELQGEKLMAVRYLFTNKEESLTSPVEKWDKYVKVYQGDKELARQEKPVLSDNTLDYLSQNNSKQIKKDEAIESVAVYGLNENSGEDVSIKFDDVEFKNKQPLTLNVNK
- a CDS encoding LacI family DNA-binding transcriptional regulator is translated as MANIRDIAKLSGYSVSTVSRVLNNHPYVSEEKRQKILEIIHELDYIPNAKARDLSSGTSKHIAVMIPYANHPYTDKIVSGILQAAFLDRYKVTLLPTNYDPEVEQQYLNDLAAKAWDGMIITSKKISFDVIANYLKYAPIVCCEDTGVFPISCVSIDRKKSYYDLFKRLKQHGHNNIGLIIGRTEKYSASTQVVLEAYRKVTGLTDPTLIFRDCRTYADGIEAGEYFSQFKNLDALVTNGDDVAAGVLQKLSLDRTLVIGAENLLSSQLLKFSTVDHHLDLCGKKAFGLLFTESIKRVEIPYTFIQH